The following are encoded together in the Tripterygium wilfordii isolate XIE 37 chromosome 18, ASM1340144v1, whole genome shotgun sequence genome:
- the LOC119983390 gene encoding protein DETOXIFICATION 34: protein MLKAKYVCIDFLSEMKNQSRHYRLHHQAQNNLIVDGKQFHIRNSRNNRTNQPFLTVKQNTRESSRSSSAGNSPETKVGSHQASPLIDAVSIPDTTVLHDAPSALVDTREGDYPPVRNYEDVKYVCYLESIKLWAIAGPIAFNILCNYGVNSFTNIFVGHIGNLELSAVAISLSVIANFSFGFLLGMGSALETLCGQAFGAGQVDMLGVYMQRSWIILTGTCIVLLPLYINATEILKLLGQEEDIADIAGKFTIQVIPQMFSLAVNFPTQKFLQAQSRVAFLAWIGFATLIVHIIMLSIFLNVFKWGLTGAAWAYNISAWGIALAQVVYIVGWCKEGWKGLSWLAFKDLWGFLKLSIASAVMMCLEIWYFMTIIVLTGHLEDPIIAVGSLSICMNINGWEGMLFIGINAAISVRVSNELGSAHPRAAKYCVIVTVLESLLIGIFCATLILATKDHFAAIFTESVELQKAVSKLAFLLGITMLLNSVQPVISGVAVGGGWQALVAYINLFCYYIVGLPLGFILGYKTSLKVEGIWIGMIFGTLLQTIILLVIIYKTNWNKEVDEANERMRKWGASLEPEKT from the exons ATGCTGAAGGCCAAGTATGTGTGTATAGATTTCCTTTCTGAAATGAAGAATCAGAGCAGACACTACCGACTACACCACCAG GCCCAAAATAACTTGATAGTGGATGGTAAGCAGTTCCACATTAGGAATTCAAGAAACAACAGAACTAACCAACCGTTTTTAACTGTAAAACAAAATACAA GGGAGAGCAGCCGTTCATCCTCTGCTGGAAATTCACCGGAGACGAAGGTGGGTTCGCATCAGGCATCACCGCTGATTGATGCTGTCTCCATACCAGATACCACTGTTCTCCACGATGCGCCATCGGCATTAGTTGATACCAGAGAGGGTGATTACCCTCCGGTACGCAACTATGAGGATGTGAAATATGTATGTTATTTGGAGTCCATAAAGTTATGGGCAATTGCAGGACCTATAGCCTTTAACATCCTCTGCAACTATGGCGTTAACTCTTTTACAAATATATTTGTTGGTCACATTGGGAATTTAGAGCTCTCAGCAGTTGCCATTTCACTGTCTGTCATCGCAAACTTCTCTTTCGGATTCTTG CTTGGCATGGGAAGTGCCCTTGAGACACTGTGTGGACAGGCATTCGGGGCCGGACAAGTAGATATGCTTGGTGTATATATGCAACGCTCCTGGATAATCCTAACTGGTACCTGCATTGTTCTATTGCCACTTTACATAAACGCGACGGAAATTCTAAAGCTACTTGGACAAGAAGAGGATATTGCTGACATTGCTGGAAAATTTACGATCCAAGTTATTCCACAAATGTTTTCGCTGGCCGTCAATTTCCCAACCCAAAAGTTTTTGCAGGCACAAAGCAGAGTTGCATTTCTCGCATGGATTGGTTTCGCAACTCTAATCGTGCATATAATAATGCTTTCTATCTTCCTGAATGTGTTCAAATGGGGCTTAACTGGTGCTGCGTGGGCATACAATATCTCCGCTTGGGGGATTGCTTTAGCTCAAGTTGTTTATATTGTTGGTTGGTGCAAAGAGGGGTGGAAAGGATTGTCTTGGCTAGCTTTTAAGGATCTTTGGGGATTTTTAAAACTGTCAATCGCTTCGGCTGTGATGATGTGCCTAGAGATTTGGTATTTTATGACCATTATTGTTCTCACTGGACACCTTGAAGATCCTATAATTGCAGTTGGGTCTCTTTCTATCTG CATGAACATCAATGGCTGGGAAGGCATGCTGTTCATTGGAATCAATGCAGCAATAAG TGTCCGAGTCTCGAATGAGCTTGGATCAGCACACCCAAGAGCTGCAAAATACTGTGTCATTGTCACAGTTCTTGAGTCTCTCCTTATCGGAATCTTTTGTGCAACACTTATCCTGGCAACTAAGGACCATTTTGCTGCCATATTTACAGAGAGTGTAGAATTGCAGAAAGCCGTATCTAAATTAGCTTTCCTTCTCGGTATAACCATGTTGCTAAATAGTGTTCAGCCTGTGATATCAG GTGTTGCTGTAGGAGGAGGATGGCAAGCCTTGGTGGCTTACATTAACTTGTTTTGTTATTACATCGTCGGCCTTCCATTAGGGTTCATACTCGGTTATAAAACATCGTTAAAAGTCGAG GGTATATGGATTGGCATGATCTTTGGAACTCTTCTGCAGACAATAATTCTCTTGGTTATCATTTACAAAACCAACTGGAACAAGGAG GTTGATGAGGCAAATGAGAGGATGCGTAAATGGGGCGCGTCGCTCGAACCAGAGAAAACATAG
- the LOC119984199 gene encoding G-type lectin S-receptor-like serine/threonine-protein kinase SD2-2, translating into MISLSLLFFLLLIPSNAAFAAHRLHNTDPNFNFSTQDDQLLYSLPNNRFVQFRINNSQSDNVVIRGNSTILSENRTFELGFFSTNGGSSGYLGIWFASIPTPTRVWVANREKPIKDIASATLELTETGRLAIGDSNGSLTWQTTNTERAIDIYLYDNGNLVLLSSDGSPVWQSFDYPTDTWLPGMNITTERSVTSWRSLSDPSPGLYSLRLKPLGYNEFELVYNDTFVYWSTGNWTGNAFVNVPQMTIPYIYRFHFVDPYRSTASFWFTETPLEGALRPPLTRFYVDHNGQLKQFTWTSQTENWNMFWSQPENHCRVHSLCGDMGFCKGTLLKPCVCFPGFRPANEGNWENEDYSGGCMRDDDDSCKESDGFEAVGVVAFDRENSESFEGSRSICERSCLMNCSCIGLYHNGRTNLCKNLYGSMLNLRNLSSDGISEDVLYVRVPGGRTEKKSVSKSVVLVVSIVGSFALVAVAVALLVLLIIYQRRKKREGMEDGGAFPMLNLKVFSYKELQAATRVFSEKLGHGGFGTVFQGQLSDSSIVAVKRLERQGSGEKEFRAEVCTIGNIQHVNLVRLRGFCSENSHRLLVYDYMPNGPLSVYLRRDGPNLSWDVRFRIAVGTARGIAYLHEECRDCIIHCDIKPENILLDSDYTAKVSDFGLAKLIGRDFSRVLATMRGTLGYVAPEWISGLAITAKADVYSYGMTLLELLGGRRNVEAPPSAGTANCDGEGGNKEKWFFPPYAARQVIEGNVDTLVDPRLGDAYNHNEAERVAFVAIWCIQDNEEMRPTMGMVVKMLEGVVEVTVPPPPKLLQAFVSGESYRGIQVDSGNGESINIGSSPADNTRISNEHSQSSLGNGESIDVGSSPADNIRVSNEHSQSSVGNVSSPVYDNVKFD; encoded by the coding sequence ATGATTTCATTATCGTTGCTGTTCTTCCTTCTATTGATACCTTCAAATGCTGCCTTTGCGGCTCATAGACTCCATAACACAGACCCAAATTTCAATTTCTCCACCCAAGATGACCAACTATTGTACTCTCTCCCAAACAATCGGTTTGTTCAGTTCAGAATCAATAATTCCCAATCCGACAATGTTGTAATTAGAGGAAATTCGACAATTCTGAGCGAGAATCGGACTTTTGAACTTGGGTTCTTTAGCACTAATGGCGGTTCCAGCGGCTATCTTGGAATTTGGTTCGCTTCAATCCCGACGCCTACACGAGTCTGGGTGGCGAATCGAGAGAAACCCATCAAGGATATTGCGTCGGCGACATTAGAACTCACAGAAACAGGGCGATTAGCGATCGGAGATTCCAATGGTTCTCTCACATGGCAGACAACGAATACAGAGAGAGCTATTGATATTTATCTTTACGATAATGGGAATCTGGTGTTACTGTCATCGGATGGGTCACCGGTTTGGCAAAGCTTCGATTACCCGACGGACACGTGGCTTCCGGGCATGAACATCACCACCGAGCGTTCAGTGACCTCATGGCGGAGCTTATCGGATCCCTCTCCGGGTCTCTACTCTCTGAGGCTAAAACCTCTCGGATACAATGAGTTTGAGCTTGTTTATAACGACACTTTCGTTTATTGGTCCACTGGGAATTGGACCGGTAATGCTTTTGTTAACGTTCCACAAATGACTATCCCATACATCTACAGATTCCATTTCGTGGATCCTTACAGGTCCACGGCGTCGTTTTGGTTTACGGAGACGCCGCTTGAAGGTGCGTTGAGGCCACCATTAACACGGTTCTATGTGGACCACAATGGGCAACTGAAGCAGTTCACGTGGACCTCACAGACCGAGAACTGGAACATGTTCTGGTCGCAGCCGGAGAATCACTGCAGAGTCCATTCCCTCTGCGGCGATATGGGTTTTTGTAAGGGCACACTGTTGAAGCCTTGTGTTTGCTTCCCGGGGTTCAGGCCTGCAAACGAAGGTAATTGGGAGAATGAGGATTATTCTGGTGGTTGTATGAGAGACGATGATGATTCTTGCAAGGAGAGCGATGGCTTTGAGGCGGTTGGCGTTGTGGCTTTCGACAGGGAAAATAGTGAGTCCTTTGAAGGGAGTAGGAGTATCTGTGAGAGGTCTTGTTTGATGAATTGTTCTTGTATTGGGCTATACCATAATGGGAGGACGAATTTGTGCAAGAATTTATATGGGTCTATGTTAAACTTGAGGAATTTGAGCTCTGATGGCATTAGTGAGGATGTGTTGTATGTTAGGGTGCCAGGAGGAAGAACTGAAAAGAAGAGTGTTTCCAAAAGTGTGGTCTTGGTTGTTAGCATTGTTGGTTCATTTGCTCTTGTTGCTGTTGCAGTTGCTTTGCTGGTGTTGTTGATTATATatcagagaaggaagaagagagaaggcaTGGAAGATGGTGGTGCATTTCCAATGTTAAATTTGAAAGTGTTTTCTTACAAAGAGCTTCAAGCAGCAACAAGGGTTTTCTCTGAAAAGCTTGGCCACGGTGGGTTTGGGACGGTGTTCCAAGGTCAGTTATCAGATTCTAGCATTGTTGCTGTGAAACGCCTTGAAAGGCAAGGCAGTGGAGAGAAAGAGTTCAGGGCAGAGGTGTGCACAATTGGGAATATTCAGCATGTAAATCTTGTGAGACTTAGAGGCTTCTGCTCAGAGAATTCTCATAGACTTTTGGTTTATGATTACATGCCAAATGGTCCATTAAGTGTTTATTTGCGTCGAGATGGACCTAATTTAAGCTGGGATGTTAGATTCCGGATAGCTGTTGGAACAGCAAGAGGCATTGCATATTTACATGAAGAATGTAGAGATTGCATTATCCATTGTGATATAAAACCAGAAAACATTCTTCTAGACAGTGATTACACAGCAAAGGTGTCGGATTTTGGTCTAGCAAAGCTAATCGGAAGGGACTTCAGCCGAGTTTTAGCAACAATGAGAGGTACTTTGGGGTATGTTGCTCCAGAATGGATTTCTGGCTTGGCTATTACAGCCAAAGCTGATGTCTACAGCTATGGAATGACATTGTTGGAGTTACTTGGTGGCCGCAGAAACGTGGAGGCACCACCATCTGCAGGCACTGCCAATTGTGATGGGGAGGGCGGAAacaaagagaaatggtttttccCTCCATATGCAGCACGCCAAGTAATCGAGGGCAACGTGGATACACTGGTAGATCCTAGATTAGGTGATGCATATAACCATAACGAGGCAGAGCGGGTTGCATTTGTGGCAATTTGGTGCATACAGGACAATGAGGAAATGAGGCCAACGATGGGGATGGTAGTGAAAATGCTGGAGGGTGTGGTGGAAGTGACtgtaccaccaccaccaaaattACTACAAGCATTTGTTTCCGGGGAGTCTTATCGTGGCATTCAGGTGGATTCAGGCAACGGAGAATCCATCAACATTGGCTCTTCACCTGCTGATAACACGAGAATATCTAATGAACATTCACAGTCTTCGCTTGGCAACGGAGAATCCATCGACGTTGGCTCTTCTCCTGCTGATAACATAAGAGTGTCTAATGAACATTCACAGTCATCGGTTGGCAATGTCTCCTCCCCAGTTTACGATAATGTGAAGTTTGACTAA
- the LOC119983375 gene encoding syntaxin-71-like, translating into MTVIDLITRVDAICKKYDRYDVDKHKDVNINTDDPFARLYSVFEGEVDAVLQKSEAAAVEKNRATAVAMNAEIRRTKARLLEEWPKLQRLAFKKVKGLSKEEHEARGDLVSVLKDKIEAIPDGSTTAATQTGGWAPSSSYAGIKIDSTYDGKFDNEYFQATEESDRFKQEYEMRRIKQDQGLDAIAEGLDTLKNMARDMDEELDRQVPLMDEIDEKVDRATSDLKTTNVRLKDTVNQLRSSRNFCIDIILLCVILGIAAYLYNVLK; encoded by the exons ATGACTGTTATAGACTTGATCACTAGAGTCGACGCGATTTGCAAGAAATATGACAGATACGACGTCGATAAGCACAAGGACGTTAACATCAACACCGATGATCCTTTCGCTCGCCTCTACAGCGTCTTTGAGGGTGAAGTTGACGCTGTTCTCCAG AAATCGGAAGCGGCGGCGGTAGAGAAAAATAGGGCGACGGCTGTTGCTATGAATGCGGAGATTCGAAGAACCAAGGCTCGACTGCTCGAGGAATGGCCTAAATTGCAGAGACTTGCTTTCAAAAAG GTTAAGGGGCTTTCGAAGGAAGAGCATGAGGCTCGAGGTGATTTAGTTTCTGTCCTGAAAGACAAGATAGAAGCAATACCAGATGGAAGTACAACAGCAGCTACACAAACTGGCGGTTGGGCACCTTCATCCTCATATGCAGGAATCAAAATTGACTCAACTTATG ATGGGAAATTTGACAATGAGTATTTTCAAGCAACTGAAGAGTCTGATCGGTTTAAGCAAGAGTATGAAATGCGAAGAATAAAACAG GATCAAGGTTTGGATGCTATCGCAGAAGGGTTGGATACTTTGAAAAACATGGCCCGTGACATGGATGAG GAATTGGATAGACAAGTGCCACTGATGGACGAGATAGATGAGAAG GTTGACCGGGCAACCTCTGACCTGAAAACTACTAATGTGAGGCTCAAGGACACTGTGAACCAG CTGAGGTCGAGTCGCAACTTCTGCATTGATATCATCCTCTTGTGTGTAATTTTGGGTATTGCTGCCTATTTATACAA TGTGTTGAAGTGA
- the LOC119983377 gene encoding uncharacterized protein LOC119983377 has translation MRIRKNANLSTILEFSAPEWRLQTHVCHMNQSPWDVISFSDETYPAALNQFGGGDDSFAVNTSFGDSAGVVESLESMMDEDDKAMEMETEDDNGGRKDEERTKIKKKKFCSKTSVSSSKRGGGAVVDRGSRPGRAKKGSSLNSSNPYEFYYYSGFGPLWGKRRAGKNGGGGEAKIKRKSSKSKEMEGVVIQNTILPPSPSLIDHSEELDFVEEEDDYEEDNEEEQRSSNGGKKRVRKLVKARSLKSLM, from the exons ATGCGAATCCGAAAGAACGCGAACCTCTCCACAATACTGGAGTTCTCGGCACCGGAGTGGAGGCTACAGACGCACGTCTGCCACATGAACCAGTCGCCATGGGATGTCATTAGCTTCTCCGACGAGACTTATCCAGCTGCTCTCAACCAG TTCGGAGGTGGAGATGATAGCTTCGCTGTAAATACAAGCTTTGGGGATTCTGCTGGTGTTGTGGAGAG CTTGGAGTCGATGATGGATGAAGACGACAAGGCTATGGAAATGGAAACGGAGGACGATAATGGAGGAAGAAAAGACGAGGAACGGACGaaaatcaagaagaagaaattctGCAGCAAAACCAGTGTCTCCTCCTCTAAGAGAGGAGGAGGAGCGGTGGTGGACCGTGGGAGCCGACCGGGGAGAGCGAAGAAGGGATCCTCCTTGAACTCATCGAATCCGTACGAATTTTACTATTATTCTGGATTTGGGCCTTTATGGGGGAAGAGAAGAGCTGGTAAAAATGGAGGTGGAGGGGAAgccaaaatcaagagaaagtcCTCCAAGTCCAAAGAAATGGAGGGCGTCGTTATCCAAAACACAATATTACCACCATCGCCATCTCTAATTGACCACAGTGAAGAACTTGATTTCGTCGAGGAAGAAGACGATTAtgaagaagacaacgaagagGAGCAGAGAAGCAGCAATGGAGGGAAAAAACGTGTTCGAAAGCTCGTCAAGGCCCGATCCTTAAAATCTCTTATGTGA